A part of Paenibacillus sp. 481 genomic DNA contains:
- a CDS encoding uracil/xanthine transporter: protein MPNREASHTGLAAMQWLFFMFTNTLVIPLSIGQAFQLSPVEVAHMMQRAFVLTGAACLLQGWLGHRLAIMEGQAGLWWGVIISLCASAPSMGMTLPELGASLAVGITLSGITVIVLGILGYGYVLQRLFNPYVMFVVTTLLGAQLVFIFAKGMLGLTTSEVIDPALASLSLVIVALTMWLNIRGRGFFRNFSILIGIAVGWLIYACLFPAQPPVQTASSFAWNLLVWGNPTVENLQAGIIVMTYITGLICMSNTIVTLKAVAVIYEKESTTRQYNSSFIVTGVMYIVSALFSLVPYATYSSTIGFLQSTRIIARRPFMWGAGALMLLGLFPQAAQWFSTMPLTIGNAVLFVAYLSMFGSALRNIEGITFNSRSIYRIALPMFVGLAWMTLPNEVWGQFPALVRPLLSNGLLMGIMLTLILEQVVNWDRIESLDRAAGSNMPNK, encoded by the coding sequence ATGCCAAATAGAGAAGCATCACACACAGGCCTAGCGGCTATGCAGTGGCTTTTTTTTATGTTCACCAACACACTCGTTATCCCGCTTAGTATCGGACAAGCGTTTCAGCTGTCGCCAGTTGAAGTGGCTCATATGATGCAGCGAGCCTTTGTCCTTACAGGAGCAGCTTGCTTGCTGCAGGGCTGGCTTGGACATCGGCTTGCCATTATGGAAGGACAGGCTGGCTTATGGTGGGGCGTTATTATTAGCCTATGCGCATCTGCGCCGTCCATGGGGATGACTTTACCTGAGCTGGGGGCTTCGCTAGCTGTTGGGATTACGCTGTCGGGCATAACGGTCATTGTACTCGGCATACTTGGTTACGGGTATGTGCTCCAACGTTTGTTCAACCCGTACGTTATGTTTGTGGTGACCACCTTGCTAGGTGCGCAGCTTGTCTTTATTTTTGCCAAAGGGATGCTTGGGTTAACGACGAGTGAGGTCATCGATCCAGCTCTTGCAAGCTTATCGTTAGTCATTGTTGCACTGACCATGTGGTTAAATATTCGCGGTCGTGGTTTTTTTCGCAATTTCTCTATTCTGATCGGGATCGCTGTAGGTTGGCTCATTTATGCATGTTTATTCCCTGCGCAGCCACCTGTACAGACCGCATCTAGCTTTGCTTGGAACCTTCTCGTATGGGGGAATCCGACAGTAGAGAACTTGCAAGCGGGCATTATTGTAATGACTTATATAACGGGGCTTATTTGCATGTCCAATACGATTGTTACTTTGAAAGCAGTCGCAGTCATTTACGAAAAAGAATCAACAACACGCCAGTATAATAGCTCTTTCATCGTTACAGGCGTGATGTATATCGTGAGTGCGTTGTTCAGTCTGGTGCCTTATGCGACATATTCTTCAACGATTGGCTTTTTGCAATCCACACGCATTATAGCGAGGCGCCCATTTATGTGGGGAGCAGGTGCCTTGATGCTGCTTGGCCTGTTTCCGCAAGCGGCACAATGGTTTTCGACGATGCCGCTCACGATTGGCAATGCGGTCTTATTTGTCGCCTACTTAAGTATGTTCGGTTCGGCCTTGCGCAATATCGAGGGCATTACCTTTAACTCCCGCTCGATTTATCGCATCGCGCTGCCTATGTTCGTAGGTTTAGCTTGGATGACGCTGCCGAACGAAGTGTGGGGGCAGTTTCCCGCACTTGTCCGTCCGTTGTTATCGAACGGCTTGCTGATGGGGATTATGCTAACCCTCATTTTGGAGCAGGTCGTTAATTGGGATCGAATTGAAAGTTTAGATCGTGCAGCAGGCTCGAACATGCCAAATAAATAG